A stretch of Polypterus senegalus isolate Bchr_013 chromosome 3, ASM1683550v1, whole genome shotgun sequence DNA encodes these proteins:
- the arhgef25b gene encoding rho guanine nucleotide exchange factor 25 isoform X4: protein MWLLQHQESYSVAGSDGSISTSVASIQPQPSSSSAPSSPGSRRSVSTLKKWLTNPVRKLSVGSAAKVERQVRRLESKPKRKSVDEGRKSVELIAPGHQEEAVAIIPDAKELTSGGLADIDNRWDESEHQEVESLDLQMQVPPLSPTQKPPDGDTCSHSSDVADTEEERRSALEKSMYVLKELLETERMYVNDLSLIVEGYMATMNSKGVPEDMKGKDKIVFGNIHQIYDWHKDYFLGELEKCVHEPERLADLFIKHERRLHMYVVYCQNKPKSEHIVSEYIETYFEELKQQLGHRLQLNDLLIKPVQRIMKYQLLLKDFLKYYTKAAEDTTQLEKAVEVMCFVPKRCNDMINLGRLQGFEGKITAQGKLLQQDTFSVMEQDCGFLSRARERRVFLFEQIVIFSEPIDKKKGFSLPGYNFKSSIKVSCLGLEDSPDGDPCRFVLTSRGADGSLQRFVLQARTPEIRQAWVSEVGHILETQKDFLNALQSPIEYIRRESKSNSLGRGMRPPVIAPSPVRPRSSASMDRSHPPNLRSYNASLPSLYLPCQSAHDPQVVTLVDPQLSPHTLSPQHIHLDLGSKVLSNGLQRSPEVSGEKHTATEGKLDSSLNSCSLAQPEDAQL from the exons AGTCATACTCAGTGGCTGGGAGTGATGGCAGCATCTCCACGTCAGTTGCCTCCATCCAGCCGCAGCCCTCCAGCAGCTCAGCGCCCAGCTCTCCCGGGTCCCGCCGCTCCGTCAGCACGCTTAAGAAGTGGCTCACAAATCCAGTGCGCAAGCTGAGTGTTGGCAGTGCCGCCAAGGTGGAACGGCAGGTGCGGCGCTTGGAAAGCAAGCCCAAGAGGAAGAGTGTGGACGAGGGCCGGAAGAGTGTGGAGCTGATTGCCCCCGGGCATCAGGAGGAAGCAGTTGCCATAATTCCTGATGCCAAAGAGCTA ACCTCCGGGGGCCTTGCAGACATCGACAACCGCTGGGACGAGTCCGAGCACCAGGAGGTGGAGAGCCTGGACCTCCAGATGCAG GTCCCTCCTCTCAGCCCCACACAGAAGCCCCCTGATGGTGACACCTGCAGCCATTCATCAGATGTGGCGGACACTGAGGAGGAACGTAGGAGTGCCTTAGAGAAGAGCAT GTATGTCCTCAAGGAGCTCTTAGAGACGGAGAGGATGTACGTCAACGACCTGAGTCTCATTGTGGAG GGCTACATGGCCACCATGAACTCAAAGGGAGTCCCAGAAGACATGAAGGGAAAGGACAAGATCGTCTTTGGGAACATTCACCAAATCTACGACTGGCACAAAGA TTATTTTTTAGGGGAGCTGGAGAAGTGCGTCCACGAGCCGGAGAGACTTGCTGACCTCTTCATAAAACAC gAGCGCCGGCTGCACATGTATGTGGTCTACTGTCAGAACAAGCCCAAGTCCGAGCACATCGTTTCTGAGTACATCGAGACCTACTTTGAA GAGCTGAAGCAGCAGCTGGGCCATCGCTTGCAGCTCAACGACCTCCTCATCAAACCCGTGCAGAGGATCATGAAGTACCAGCTGTTGCTCAAG GATTTCCTGAAGTACTACACAAAGGCTGCTGAGGACACAACTCAGTTAGAG AAAGCAGTGGAAGTGATGTGCTTTGTGCCAAAACGCTGCAATGACATGATCAACCTGGGCCGCCTGCAGGGATTTGAG GGAAAAATCACCGCTCAGGGAAAGCTGCTGCAGCAGGACACGTTCAGCGTAATGGAGCAGGACTGCGGCTTCCTGTCGCGCGCCAGAGAGAGGCGGGTCTTCCTCTTTGAGCAGATTGTCATCTTTAGCGAACCAATCGACAAGAAGAAGGGCTTCTCGCTGCCAGGCTACAACTTCAAGAGCAGCATTAAG GTGAGCTGTCTGGGCCTGGAGGATTCCCCCGATGGGGACCCTTGCCGTTTCGTTCTGACGTCCCGGGGTGCCGACGGGTCCCTCCAGCGCTTTGTGCTGCAGGCCCGCACCCCCGAGATCCGACAGGCCTGGGTGTCCGAAGTCGGCCACATCCTGGAGACGCAGAAGGACTTCCTGAATG CCCTACAGTCCCCAATCGAGTACATCCGGCGTGAGAGCAAGTCCAACAGCCTGGGCAGGGGCATGCGGCCCCCCGTCATCGCCCCCAGTCCCGTGCGGCCGCGCTCTTCTGCCTCCATGGACAGGAGTCACCCGCCCAACTTGCGTTCCTACAATGCCTCGCTACCAAGCCTGTACCTGCCATGCCAAAGCGCCCATGACCCGCAGGTG GTCACTCTGGTGGACCCCCAGCTGAGCCCACACACGCTGTCTCCACAGCACATCCATCTGGACCTGGGTAGCAAGGTCCTGAGCAATGGCCTGCAG AGATCACCAGAGGTGTCGGGCGAGAAGCACACGGCCACAGAGGGCAAGCTGGACTCAAGCCTGAACTCCTGCAGCCTGGCGCAGCCGGAGGACGCCCAGCTGTGA
- the arhgef25b gene encoding rho guanine nucleotide exchange factor 25 isoform X3 yields the protein MRGGHHHRGCACQHLFRKVLAKCGCCSIRVRESYSVAGSDGSISTSVASIQPQPSSSSAPSSPGSRRSVSTLKKWLTNPVRKLSVGSAAKVERQVRRLESKPKRKSVDEGRKSVELIAPGHQEEAVAIIPDAKELTSGGLADIDNRWDESEHQEVESLDLQMQVPPLSPTQKPPDGDTCSHSSDVADTEEERRSALEKSMYVLKELLETERMYVNDLSLIVEGYMATMNSKGVPEDMKGKDKIVFGNIHQIYDWHKDYFLGELEKCVHEPERLADLFIKHERRLHMYVVYCQNKPKSEHIVSEYIETYFEELKQQLGHRLQLNDLLIKPVQRIMKYQLLLKDFLKYYTKAAEDTTQLEKAVEVMCFVPKRCNDMINLGRLQGFEGKITAQGKLLQQDTFSVMEQDCGFLSRARERRVFLFEQIVIFSEPIDKKKGFSLPGYNFKSSIKVSCLGLEDSPDGDPCRFVLTSRGADGSLQRFVLQARTPEIRQAWVSEVGHILETQKDFLNALQSPIEYIRRESKSNSLGRGMRPPVIAPSPVRPRSSASMDRSHPPNLRSYNASLPSLYLPCQSAHDPQVVTLVDPQLSPHTLSPQHIHLDLGSKVLSNGLQRSPEVSGEKHTATEGKLDSSLNSCSLAQPEDAQL from the exons AGTCATACTCAGTGGCTGGGAGTGATGGCAGCATCTCCACGTCAGTTGCCTCCATCCAGCCGCAGCCCTCCAGCAGCTCAGCGCCCAGCTCTCCCGGGTCCCGCCGCTCCGTCAGCACGCTTAAGAAGTGGCTCACAAATCCAGTGCGCAAGCTGAGTGTTGGCAGTGCCGCCAAGGTGGAACGGCAGGTGCGGCGCTTGGAAAGCAAGCCCAAGAGGAAGAGTGTGGACGAGGGCCGGAAGAGTGTGGAGCTGATTGCCCCCGGGCATCAGGAGGAAGCAGTTGCCATAATTCCTGATGCCAAAGAGCTA ACCTCCGGGGGCCTTGCAGACATCGACAACCGCTGGGACGAGTCCGAGCACCAGGAGGTGGAGAGCCTGGACCTCCAGATGCAG GTCCCTCCTCTCAGCCCCACACAGAAGCCCCCTGATGGTGACACCTGCAGCCATTCATCAGATGTGGCGGACACTGAGGAGGAACGTAGGAGTGCCTTAGAGAAGAGCAT GTATGTCCTCAAGGAGCTCTTAGAGACGGAGAGGATGTACGTCAACGACCTGAGTCTCATTGTGGAG GGCTACATGGCCACCATGAACTCAAAGGGAGTCCCAGAAGACATGAAGGGAAAGGACAAGATCGTCTTTGGGAACATTCACCAAATCTACGACTGGCACAAAGA TTATTTTTTAGGGGAGCTGGAGAAGTGCGTCCACGAGCCGGAGAGACTTGCTGACCTCTTCATAAAACAC gAGCGCCGGCTGCACATGTATGTGGTCTACTGTCAGAACAAGCCCAAGTCCGAGCACATCGTTTCTGAGTACATCGAGACCTACTTTGAA GAGCTGAAGCAGCAGCTGGGCCATCGCTTGCAGCTCAACGACCTCCTCATCAAACCCGTGCAGAGGATCATGAAGTACCAGCTGTTGCTCAAG GATTTCCTGAAGTACTACACAAAGGCTGCTGAGGACACAACTCAGTTAGAG AAAGCAGTGGAAGTGATGTGCTTTGTGCCAAAACGCTGCAATGACATGATCAACCTGGGCCGCCTGCAGGGATTTGAG GGAAAAATCACCGCTCAGGGAAAGCTGCTGCAGCAGGACACGTTCAGCGTAATGGAGCAGGACTGCGGCTTCCTGTCGCGCGCCAGAGAGAGGCGGGTCTTCCTCTTTGAGCAGATTGTCATCTTTAGCGAACCAATCGACAAGAAGAAGGGCTTCTCGCTGCCAGGCTACAACTTCAAGAGCAGCATTAAG GTGAGCTGTCTGGGCCTGGAGGATTCCCCCGATGGGGACCCTTGCCGTTTCGTTCTGACGTCCCGGGGTGCCGACGGGTCCCTCCAGCGCTTTGTGCTGCAGGCCCGCACCCCCGAGATCCGACAGGCCTGGGTGTCCGAAGTCGGCCACATCCTGGAGACGCAGAAGGACTTCCTGAATG CCCTACAGTCCCCAATCGAGTACATCCGGCGTGAGAGCAAGTCCAACAGCCTGGGCAGGGGCATGCGGCCCCCCGTCATCGCCCCCAGTCCCGTGCGGCCGCGCTCTTCTGCCTCCATGGACAGGAGTCACCCGCCCAACTTGCGTTCCTACAATGCCTCGCTACCAAGCCTGTACCTGCCATGCCAAAGCGCCCATGACCCGCAGGTG GTCACTCTGGTGGACCCCCAGCTGAGCCCACACACGCTGTCTCCACAGCACATCCATCTGGACCTGGGTAGCAAGGTCCTGAGCAATGGCCTGCAG AGATCACCAGAGGTGTCGGGCGAGAAGCACACGGCCACAGAGGGCAAGCTGGACTCAAGCCTGAACTCCTGCAGCCTGGCGCAGCCGGAGGACGCCCAGCTGTGA